The following coding sequences lie in one Paraburkholderia largidicola genomic window:
- a CDS encoding organic hydroperoxide resistance protein, producing MSLEKALYTAHATATGGRDGRATVPEANLDFKLTTPKELGGKGGEGANPEQLFAAGYSACFIGAMKFVAARDKIAMPADASIDSSVGIGPIPNGFGIEVEMKISLPGMEKDAAQDLVNKAHIVCPYSNATRNNIDVKLTLV from the coding sequence ATGTCGCTAGAAAAGGCGCTTTACACTGCACACGCAACCGCGACGGGAGGCCGCGACGGCCGCGCGACGGTGCCCGAAGCGAACCTTGATTTCAAGCTCACCACGCCGAAGGAACTGGGTGGAAAAGGCGGTGAAGGCGCGAACCCGGAACAGCTGTTTGCCGCCGGTTACAGCGCATGCTTTATCGGTGCGATGAAATTCGTTGCCGCACGCGACAAGATCGCAATGCCCGCAGATGCGTCAATCGACAGCAGCGTCGGAATCGGGCCGATTCCGAATGGGTTCGGCATCGAAGTCGAGATGAAAATATCATTGCCGGGTATGGAGAAAGATGCTGCGCAGGATCTGGTCAACAAGGCTCACATCGTGTGCCCGTATTCGAATGCGACGCGCAATAACATCGACGTGAAACTCACGCTCGTCTGA
- a CDS encoding tautomerase family protein: MPIVTIQVTREGTKPGADCVTAEEKAQLIKGVSQVLLDVLNKPLESTFVVIEEVPTDNWGWGGLPALEYRKLKAAKSA, encoded by the coding sequence ATGCCGATTGTCACAATTCAGGTAACGCGTGAAGGGACGAAACCCGGTGCGGATTGCGTGACGGCCGAAGAAAAGGCGCAACTCATCAAGGGCGTGAGCCAGGTGTTGCTCGACGTGCTGAACAAGCCGCTCGAATCGACCTTCGTCGTGATCGAGGAAGTGCCGACGGACAATTGGGGCTGGGGCGGTCTGCCCGCCCTCGAATATCGAAAGCTCAAAGCAGCGAAATCAGCCTGA
- a CDS encoding HvfC/BufC N-terminal domain-containing protein, translating into MTLAAWQQDFRSWLTDASDEAARRVGGDASRGLSVYQNNYRGQLIECLEHSFPQVRTLLGEGAFLHAAVMHINHHPPHAWTLDAYAYGFGDTLGVLFPHNPDVHELAWIENALAEAFVAHDAPPLPLNTLASVDWDAARLRFAPSLRHRPATTNADSIWSALSNDAEAPESEMLDAPGGLIVWRRQFVSCLKRVDAAEYEAFLHLQENESFATLCDLLVERLGDADGVAKAGALLAGWLGSELIVGVESI; encoded by the coding sequence ATGACACTCGCTGCGTGGCAACAGGACTTCCGCTCGTGGCTCACGGATGCATCGGATGAAGCCGCCCGGCGCGTCGGCGGCGATGCATCACGCGGCCTGTCCGTGTATCAGAACAACTATCGCGGGCAACTGATCGAATGCCTCGAGCATTCGTTTCCACAGGTACGGACGTTGCTTGGCGAGGGCGCGTTCCTTCACGCGGCCGTCATGCACATCAACCATCATCCACCGCACGCGTGGACGCTCGACGCCTACGCATACGGTTTCGGCGACACGCTCGGCGTGCTGTTCCCACATAACCCCGACGTGCACGAACTCGCCTGGATCGAGAATGCGCTGGCCGAAGCCTTCGTCGCGCATGACGCGCCGCCGCTGCCGCTCAACACCCTCGCGTCCGTCGACTGGGACGCCGCCCGCTTGCGCTTCGCGCCGTCGCTCAGGCATCGCCCCGCCACGACGAATGCGGACAGCATCTGGTCGGCGCTATCCAACGATGCCGAGGCGCCCGAAAGCGAAATGCTCGACGCGCCGGGCGGTCTGATCGTCTGGCGGCGGCAGTTCGTATCGTGCCTCAAGCGCGTCGATGCCGCCGAGTACGAAGCGTTCCTTCATCTGCAGGAAAATGAAAGCTTTGCAACACTATGCGATCTGCTCGTCGAGCGTCTGGGTGACGCGGACGGCGTGGCGAAAGCGGGTGCGCTGCTGGCGGGATGGCTGGGCAGCGAACTCATCGTGGGCGTGGAGAGCATCTGA
- the bufB gene encoding MNIO family bufferin maturase — MLSPNPRFAGYGLGLRKEHYRDFLETDVPIDFVEVISENFMVEGGQPRDILRRVREKHPVVLHGVSMSIGSADGIDRDYLRRLKSLVDEIEPLFVSDHLSWSRIGRFNSHDLLPIPYTDEALDTVCANIDIAQNALGRQMLFENPSSYLAFDGATMTEWEFISAMSTRTGCGLLLDVNNIFVSATNHGFDALAYLDGLPVDRVHQVHLAGHSQGRDLLIDTHDSPVCDEVWALYENAMARLGPVATMIERDGNVPPLKELLRELWIARKLGAHAQQVPQDTRIAEAA, encoded by the coding sequence ATGCTCTCACCCAATCCGCGTTTTGCAGGCTATGGCCTTGGCCTGCGCAAGGAACACTATCGCGACTTCCTGGAAACGGATGTTCCCATCGATTTCGTCGAAGTCATTTCCGAAAACTTCATGGTCGAAGGCGGCCAACCGCGCGACATTCTGCGGCGCGTGCGCGAGAAGCATCCCGTCGTGCTGCATGGCGTGTCGATGTCGATCGGCTCGGCGGATGGCATCGACCGCGATTATCTGCGCCGCCTGAAGTCGCTCGTCGACGAGATCGAGCCGCTGTTCGTGTCCGATCATCTGAGCTGGTCGCGTATCGGCCGCTTCAATTCGCATGACCTGTTACCCATTCCCTATACCGACGAAGCGCTCGATACCGTGTGCGCGAATATCGACATCGCACAGAATGCGCTGGGCCGCCAGATGCTGTTCGAGAATCCGTCCAGTTACCTCGCGTTCGACGGCGCGACGATGACGGAGTGGGAATTCATTTCCGCCATGTCGACGCGCACCGGCTGTGGGCTGCTGCTCGACGTGAACAATATCTTTGTGAGCGCGACCAATCACGGTTTCGATGCGCTCGCCTATCTCGACGGATTGCCTGTCGATCGCGTGCATCAGGTCCATCTCGCAGGACACTCGCAAGGCCGCGATCTTCTGATCGATACGCACGATAGCCCCGTGTGCGATGAAGTCTGGGCACTCTACGAGAACGCGATGGCGCGGCTCGGCCCCGTCGCGACGATGATCGAGCGGGACGGCAACGTGCCGCCCCTGAAAGAACTGCTGCGGGAACTGTGGATTGCGCGCAAGCTCGGCGCGCATGCGCAACAAGTCCCACAGGACACGCGTATCGCGGAGGCCGCATGA
- the bufA2 gene encoding BufA2 family periplasmic bufferin-type metallophore translates to MNSNVKSRVSFAAAAALLAIASATVATSASAATGEQPGRCYGVNACKGQALCATAHNDCKGLNTCKGKGVVVKTPSECLSLGGTLTEPK, encoded by the coding sequence ATGAACAGCAACGTCAAATCCCGCGTCAGCTTCGCTGCAGCTGCAGCCCTCCTCGCCATCGCATCGGCAACCGTCGCGACCTCGGCGAGCGCCGCTACGGGCGAACAACCCGGCCGCTGCTACGGCGTCAACGCGTGCAAGGGCCAGGCGCTGTGCGCGACGGCTCACAACGACTGCAAGGGCCTCAACACCTGCAAGGGCAAGGGCGTGGTCGTGAAGACGCCGAGCGAATGCCTGTCGCTGGGCGGCACGCTGACCGAGCCGAAGTAA
- a CDS encoding alpha/beta hydrolase — protein MRILSTLTLAAAALAATGAAFAATPDAPAGVKNIVIVHGAFTDGSGWRAVHDILIHKGYNVRIVQQPMTTLEEDVAATNNAVIGQTGPVVLVGHGYGGSVITEAGARPKVKALVYVAAFQPDVGESVNQLAGSMPKLTDGVQKTIDGHYYFDPAKFGADYAGDLVSNRTDFMAVSQVPATVADFASAPYTVAWHDKPTYGIVATDDRVINPDLQRWMYKRAGSKVTEVKASHAIEISQPEAVAKVIEEAALRAK, from the coding sequence ATGCGCATTCTTTCGACTTTGACCCTCGCCGCAGCAGCGCTCGCCGCTACTGGCGCGGCATTCGCCGCAACGCCGGACGCACCGGCAGGCGTGAAGAACATCGTGATCGTTCACGGTGCATTCACCGACGGCTCCGGCTGGCGCGCGGTGCACGACATCCTGATTCATAAGGGCTACAACGTCCGCATCGTCCAGCAACCGATGACGACGCTCGAAGAAGACGTCGCCGCCACCAACAACGCCGTCATCGGACAGACGGGCCCCGTGGTGCTCGTCGGCCATGGCTACGGCGGCAGCGTCATCACGGAAGCGGGCGCGCGTCCCAAGGTGAAGGCGCTGGTCTATGTCGCCGCGTTTCAGCCCGATGTCGGCGAAAGCGTGAACCAGCTGGCAGGCTCGATGCCGAAGCTCACGGACGGCGTGCAGAAGACCATCGACGGTCACTACTATTTCGACCCCGCCAAGTTCGGTGCCGACTACGCCGGCGATCTCGTGTCGAACCGCACCGACTTCATGGCCGTTTCGCAAGTGCCCGCCACCGTCGCCGACTTTGCCTCGGCGCCGTACACGGTCGCATGGCACGACAAGCCGACCTACGGCATCGTCGCCACCGACGACCGCGTGATCAACCCGGACCTGCAACGCTGGATGTACAAGCGCGCCGGCTCGAAGGTCACGGAAGTGAAGGCCAGCCACGCCATCGAGATTTCGCAGCCTGAAGCGGTCGCGAAGGTCATCGAAGAAGCCGCGCTGCGCGCGAAATAA
- a CDS encoding DoxX family protein produces the protein MLLLVARFGIAATFFLSGRTKVTGLLTIKPSTYALFSSEYALPLIPPELAAHLATYAEHLCPILLVLGLFTRSAALVLLGMTAVIEIFVYPDAWPTHLTWAGLLLPLIAHGAGKWSFDHLLGRSRTAD, from the coding sequence ATGCTGTTGCTGGTGGCGCGCTTCGGTATCGCGGCGACCTTCTTTCTGTCGGGACGCACGAAAGTAACGGGCCTGCTGACGATCAAGCCGTCGACGTACGCCCTGTTCAGCTCGGAGTACGCATTGCCGCTGATTCCGCCGGAACTGGCCGCGCACCTCGCCACGTATGCAGAGCATCTGTGCCCGATCCTGCTCGTGCTCGGACTGTTCACGCGTTCCGCCGCGCTCGTGCTGCTGGGCATGACGGCCGTGATCGAAATCTTCGTCTATCCGGACGCCTGGCCGACCCATCTCACCTGGGCGGGTCTGCTTCTTCCGCTGATCGCGCATGGCGCAGGCAAATGGTCATTCGATCATCTGCTGGGCCGCTCGCGCACCGCGGACTGA
- a CDS encoding BufA1 family periplasmic bufferin-type metallophore, whose translation MKSTRAALAATFALSLTVLATGAHAGSDQPKPQEKCFGVSLAGKNDCAAGPGTSCAGTSKVDYQGDAFVMVDKGTCTTIKTPKGYGALKAKS comes from the coding sequence ATGAAAAGCACCCGCGCAGCACTCGCCGCTACTTTCGCCCTTTCGCTCACTGTCCTCGCGACTGGCGCACATGCAGGCTCCGATCAGCCCAAGCCTCAAGAGAAATGCTTCGGCGTGTCGCTCGCCGGCAAGAACGATTGCGCAGCCGGTCCCGGCACGAGTTGCGCGGGCACGTCGAAGGTCGACTATCAGGGCGACGCTTTCGTCATGGTCGACAAGGGCACCTGCACGACGATCAAGACGCCGAAGGGCTACGGCGCGCTGAAGGCAAAGTCATGA
- a CDS encoding D-cysteine desulfhydrase family protein, translating into MSHALALDLTAFPRYALIEGPTPIQHLSRLSERVGDVDIYVKRDDLTGLGGGGSKLRKLEFLLGEALAQGADTIITVGARQSNHARLTAAAAARAGLACEVVLTRMVPREDDDYVHNGNVLLDALLGARIHDLPGSADAMAFAHNRADELRKAGHKVYLAPLGGSSAVGNLGYAACAAEILEQARALGVSFDRIAVPNGSGGTQAGLVAGLLAMGEDPTRVVSHNVLATHENTLSNTQLKAKETLALLRPEAVFSDASVIVEDGQRGEGYGIPTDAMREAMRLLASVEGLLLDPVYSGKAFAGLLHDIRSKTIAPGSRVMFLMTGGLPGLYAYRSAF; encoded by the coding sequence ATGTCGCACGCACTCGCTCTCGATCTCACCGCCTTTCCTCGCTATGCATTGATCGAAGGGCCCACGCCGATCCAGCATCTCAGCCGCTTGAGCGAGCGGGTCGGCGACGTGGATATCTACGTCAAGCGCGACGATCTGACGGGCCTCGGCGGTGGCGGCAGCAAGCTCAGGAAGCTCGAGTTCCTGCTGGGCGAAGCGCTCGCGCAGGGCGCGGACACGATCATCACGGTGGGCGCGCGCCAGTCGAATCACGCGCGGCTCACGGCCGCGGCGGCGGCGCGTGCGGGCCTGGCGTGCGAGGTCGTACTGACGCGCATGGTGCCGCGCGAAGACGACGATTACGTCCACAACGGCAACGTGCTGCTCGACGCGCTGCTCGGCGCGCGCATTCACGATCTGCCCGGCAGTGCCGACGCGATGGCGTTCGCGCACAATCGCGCGGACGAACTGCGCAAGGCCGGACATAAGGTGTATCTCGCGCCGCTGGGCGGCTCGTCTGCCGTCGGCAATCTGGGTTATGCGGCGTGCGCAGCGGAAATCCTCGAACAGGCGCGCGCGTTGGGCGTTTCGTTCGACCGCATTGCCGTGCCCAATGGCAGCGGCGGCACGCAGGCGGGTCTGGTTGCCGGCTTGCTGGCGATGGGCGAGGACCCGACGCGCGTCGTCTCGCATAACGTGCTCGCGACGCACGAGAACACGTTGTCCAATACGCAATTGAAAGCGAAGGAAACGCTCGCGCTGCTGCGGCCCGAGGCGGTTTTTTCCGACGCGAGCGTGATCGTCGAGGACGGGCAGCGCGGCGAAGGCTACGGCATTCCCACCGACGCGATGCGCGAAGCCATGCGGCTTCTGGCGAGCGTCGAGGGCCTGCTTCTGGACCCCGTGTATAGCGGCAAGGCGTTCGCCGGCCTGCTGCACGACATCCGAAGCAAAACGATCGCGCCGGGCTCCAGGGTCATGTTCCTGATGACGGGTGGCCTGCCGGGACTGTACGCGTATCGCAGCGCATTTTGA
- a CDS encoding thioredoxin family protein, translating to MLSRIKTLTTVVAIAAVAGLGAMIANSGAATAVPVEANRVAPEFTGIDQWLNSPPLTMQQLRGKVVLVDFWTYTCVNCVNTLPHVEKLYQKYKDQGLVVVGVHTPEYAFERETKKVKAAIAEYGLHYPVAQDNQYATWNAYGNQYWPAVYLIDKQGHIVYSHFGEGDYDKTDAAVREQLARAG from the coding sequence ATGCTCTCCCGAATCAAAACCCTGACTACCGTCGTCGCCATTGCCGCCGTTGCCGGGCTGGGCGCAATGATCGCCAATAGCGGCGCTGCGACGGCCGTTCCCGTCGAAGCCAATCGCGTCGCACCGGAATTCACCGGCATCGATCAATGGCTGAATTCACCGCCTCTGACCATGCAGCAATTGCGTGGGAAAGTGGTGCTCGTCGATTTCTGGACCTACACCTGCGTCAACTGCGTCAATACGTTGCCGCATGTCGAGAAGCTGTATCAGAAGTACAAGGATCAGGGTCTTGTCGTCGTCGGCGTGCACACGCCTGAATACGCGTTCGAGCGCGAGACGAAAAAGGTCAAGGCGGCGATTGCCGAATACGGGCTGCATTACCCCGTCGCGCAGGACAACCAGTACGCGACGTGGAACGCCTATGGCAATCAATACTGGCCAGCCGTCTATCTGATCGACAAGCAGGGGCATATCGTCTATAGCCATTTCGGCGAAGGCGATTACGACAAGACGGACGCCGCCGTCCGCGAGCAACTGGCGCGCGCGGGTTGA
- a CDS encoding alpha/beta fold hydrolase, whose amino-acid sequence MFAAAASVATLTTLGNLPQALAASTRVAPTTVTLPVRQVRTDLLDIGYHEAGPAEGRPIILLHGFPYDIHSYVDVAPMLAAQGFRVIVPYLRGFGTTRLLSAETPRAGQQAAVGQDVIELMNALDIPEAVLAGYDWGGRAACVVAAIKPSRCVGLVSVNSYLIQDIAKAGAPLPPAIERGLWYQYYFQTERGRAGLEANRRELAHVLWKNNSPTWHFDEATFERSAKAFDNPDFVDIVIHSYRHRLGLAAGYPQYDEIEKKLAALPPITVPSITLDGLADGVIPATDGRVSAAKFTVRRTHRQIPNAGHNLPQEAPKAFADACAELARTGKWRT is encoded by the coding sequence ATGTTTGCGGCAGCGGCCAGCGTCGCGACCTTGACGACGCTCGGCAACTTGCCGCAAGCGCTTGCCGCATCGACTCGCGTGGCACCGACCACAGTAACGCTGCCTGTGCGCCAGGTTCGCACGGATCTGCTCGACATCGGCTATCACGAAGCGGGACCCGCCGAAGGCCGTCCCATCATTCTTCTCCACGGCTTTCCCTACGACATTCACAGCTATGTCGACGTCGCGCCGATGCTCGCGGCGCAGGGTTTTCGCGTGATCGTGCCGTATCTGCGCGGCTTCGGGACGACGCGCCTGCTGTCCGCGGAAACGCCGCGCGCCGGCCAGCAGGCGGCCGTCGGTCAGGACGTGATCGAACTGATGAATGCACTGGATATCCCCGAGGCCGTGCTCGCCGGATACGATTGGGGTGGACGTGCAGCGTGCGTCGTCGCGGCGATCAAGCCTTCGCGCTGCGTCGGCCTCGTTTCCGTGAACAGCTATCTGATCCAGGATATCGCCAAAGCGGGCGCGCCGTTGCCGCCTGCGATCGAGCGCGGCCTCTGGTACCAGTACTATTTTCAGACCGAACGTGGCCGCGCAGGGCTGGAAGCCAATCGACGCGAGCTCGCGCACGTTCTGTGGAAGAACAATTCGCCGACGTGGCATTTCGACGAAGCGACATTCGAGCGCTCGGCGAAAGCATTCGACAATCCGGACTTCGTGGATATCGTCATCCATTCATACCGGCATCGACTTGGCCTTGCGGCCGGCTATCCGCAATATGACGAGATCGAGAAGAAACTCGCTGCTCTTCCACCCATTACGGTTCCTTCAATCACACTGGATGGCCTCGCGGACGGCGTAATCCCCGCCACCGACGGCCGTGTATCCGCAGCGAAGTTCACCGTTCGGCGCACGCACCGACAGATTCCGAATGCGGGCCATAACCTGCCGCAGGAAGCGCCTAAGGCATTTGCCGATGCTTGCGCGGAACTCGCGCGCACCGGCAAATGGAGAACCTGA
- a CDS encoding MmgE/PrpD family protein, whose amino-acid sequence MSTLTAVERIGRFADVAHASHLTPQTRHLLKRNILDSLGCAIAALPGSPFKALREQFDEYRSGGTCTLIGGGSTSPDQAALYNSALVRYVDLLDSYMSPGGLCHPSDNFGAILAAAEHASADGESFMLALAVAYEIGCRITAIVPVMAKGFNHAVQLAISSAAASGKLLGLDADQLAHAIAIATVDNISLSCVHSEPVSYWKGFSPGITCMRAVYSASLAKRGFTGPLRLFEGPNGLVRMFDQPVEVDWEDSRLEVVHQTVMKKYCSLIHGQPVLEATLELKRAHGITGDDVEDVVCDIFQMGYDIAGGGGFGAKDHPQTKEQADYNLKYLIAAALLDDQVGPAQLEPARVQAADAQALLKKVTIRPDAAFSAQYPKALNTRVTIRCRDGRVVSKEHVGFEGGLDNPFTWERTVEKFNWLSEPFADETLRSQIIDLVSTLETHKISELMQLLEKVSREAVYPVKHPGIQ is encoded by the coding sequence ATGAGTACTCTTACCGCTGTCGAACGTATCGGCCGGTTTGCCGATGTTGCGCATGCCAGTCATCTCACGCCGCAGACGCGGCACTTGCTGAAGCGAAACATCCTGGACAGTTTGGGATGCGCCATCGCCGCGTTGCCTGGCTCGCCTTTCAAGGCGCTCAGAGAGCAGTTCGACGAATATCGCAGCGGCGGCACCTGTACGCTGATCGGCGGCGGCTCGACGTCTCCCGATCAGGCGGCGCTGTACAACTCGGCACTCGTGCGTTACGTGGATCTGCTCGATAGCTACATGTCGCCTGGCGGTCTTTGTCATCCGAGCGACAACTTCGGCGCAATACTGGCCGCTGCCGAGCACGCATCGGCGGATGGCGAATCGTTCATGCTCGCGCTCGCGGTTGCCTATGAGATCGGCTGCCGCATCACGGCCATCGTTCCCGTCATGGCGAAGGGCTTCAATCACGCGGTTCAACTGGCAATCTCCTCAGCCGCCGCTTCGGGGAAATTGCTGGGCCTCGACGCGGATCAACTTGCGCATGCGATCGCCATCGCAACCGTCGACAACATCTCGCTCTCCTGCGTTCACTCCGAACCCGTGTCGTACTGGAAGGGCTTTTCGCCCGGCATCACATGCATGCGAGCCGTCTATTCGGCATCGCTCGCGAAGCGCGGCTTTACAGGGCCGCTACGCCTTTTCGAAGGACCGAACGGACTCGTGCGCATGTTCGATCAGCCCGTCGAAGTGGACTGGGAGGATTCGCGACTTGAGGTCGTCCATCAGACCGTCATGAAGAAGTACTGCTCGCTGATTCACGGCCAGCCCGTGCTCGAGGCCACGCTGGAACTCAAGCGCGCACACGGCATAACGGGCGACGACGTCGAAGACGTGGTGTGCGACATCTTCCAGATGGGCTACGACATTGCGGGCGGCGGCGGCTTCGGCGCAAAAGACCATCCGCAAACGAAAGAACAGGCTGACTACAACCTCAAGTATCTGATTGCCGCGGCGTTGCTCGACGACCAGGTCGGTCCCGCGCAACTGGAACCCGCGCGAGTCCAGGCAGCCGATGCACAAGCGCTGCTGAAGAAAGTCACGATACGTCCCGACGCGGCCTTCTCGGCGCAATACCCGAAGGCACTGAATACGCGCGTCACGATCCGCTGCCGCGATGGGCGTGTGGTGTCGAAGGAGCACGTGGGATTTGAAGGCGGTCTCGACAATCCGTTCACCTGGGAGCGGACCGTCGAAAAATTCAACTGGCTAAGCGAGCCATTTGCAGACGAAACGCTGCGCAGTCAGATTATCGATCTCGTTTCCACGCTCGAAACACACAAGATCTCGGAGTTGATGCAACTCCTCGAAAAAGTCAGTCGAGAAGCGGTGTACCCGGTAAAACATCCGGGAATTCAATAA
- a CDS encoding tautomerase family protein — protein sequence MALISCDMRYGRTDEQKRQLAAGLLRVVSEATGETKNDIFIVFREGRGINFVEHGEHLPEYVEGAANDKELISRLK from the coding sequence ATGGCCCTGATTTCATGTGATATGCGATACGGTAGAACCGACGAACAGAAGCGTCAGCTAGCAGCGGGTCTGCTGCGTGTGGTGAGCGAGGCGACAGGCGAAACGAAGAACGATATCTTCATTGTGTTTCGCGAGGGCAGGGGGATCAATTTCGTCGAGCATGGCGAGCATCTTCCCGAATACGTGGAAGGCGCAGCCAACGACAAAGAACTGATCAGCCGCCTTAAATAG
- a CDS encoding tautomerase family protein produces MPFIECHIAAGLTPARREQLMRDIIQVTHDAIGSDPKIINVILHEHPRENISISSRINGEEFKAQKTG; encoded by the coding sequence ATGCCTTTTATCGAATGCCATATTGCGGCCGGATTGACGCCAGCGCGCCGCGAACAACTGATGCGCGACATCATTCAGGTCACGCACGACGCGATCGGTTCGGACCCGAAGATCATCAATGTGATTCTGCATGAGCATCCGCGCGAGAACATCAGCATATCGAGCCGTATCAATGGCGAGGAATTCAAGGCCCAAAAGACGGGTTGA
- a CDS encoding LysR family transcriptional regulator codes for MDVADLKVFEAVARHGSMNRAAAELHTVQSNVTARIRSLEREIGVTLFQRHVRGVSLTPAGQRMLPYAARIAKLLADARLAALDDGPPAGALALGTLETTAALRLSPILSNFARIYPQVRLSLTTGTSCSLTEEVAACRLDGAFVAGPVDHPDLHAEMIFQEELVLVTPRNLRSMDALRTVPDLKTIVFRLGCSYRQRLEALLAEMGIVTATPLEFGSLDAIIACVAAGIGVTLLPRGVVSNAAEQDIVALHSLPPEKAQVATLFIRRHDAYVSSAMQAFVEVTRSRLGPVMAAA; via the coding sequence ATGGATGTCGCCGACCTCAAGGTGTTCGAGGCAGTGGCCCGTCACGGCAGCATGAACCGGGCGGCTGCCGAACTTCATACCGTTCAGTCCAACGTGACAGCGCGAATCCGTTCTCTCGAACGGGAAATCGGTGTCACGCTGTTTCAGCGCCATGTGCGCGGTGTCAGCCTGACGCCCGCTGGGCAACGCATGCTGCCGTACGCCGCGCGCATTGCAAAACTGCTGGCGGACGCACGGCTCGCGGCGCTCGACGACGGCCCGCCCGCCGGAGCACTCGCGTTAGGCACGCTCGAAACGACGGCCGCATTGCGCCTGTCGCCGATACTGAGCAACTTCGCCAGAATCTACCCGCAAGTGCGCCTGTCCCTGACCACGGGCACGAGTTGCAGCCTGACGGAAGAGGTGGCTGCGTGCCGGCTCGACGGCGCGTTCGTGGCTGGCCCCGTCGATCATCCTGACTTGCACGCCGAGATGATCTTCCAGGAAGAACTGGTGCTGGTGACGCCGCGCAATCTGCGGTCGATGGATGCGCTACGCACCGTGCCCGACCTCAAGACCATCGTGTTCAGATTGGGGTGCTCGTATCGTCAGCGGCTTGAAGCGCTGCTGGCGGAAATGGGCATCGTGACGGCGACGCCGCTCGAATTTGGTTCGCTCGATGCGATCATCGCGTGCGTCGCGGCAGGCATCGGCGTGACGTTGTTGCCGCGCGGCGTGGTGTCGAACGCGGCCGAACAGGATATCGTCGCGCTGCATTCATTGCCGCCGGAGAAAGCGCAGGTCGCCACGCTCTTTATCCGTCGGCATGACGCCTATGTCTCGAGCGCGATGCAGGCCTTCGTCGAGGTGACGCGCTCGCGTCTCGGCCCTGTGATGGCGGCAGCCTGA
- a CDS encoding LysR family transcriptional regulator has product MDQLYMLRAFVSAAQHQSFSKAATSLGVTTGSISKAIAKLEASIQTRVLHRTTRSVTLTEEAQSYYLSCCRLLEELDEANRRIMREREVDSGKLRLVIHPMLVSETFSQFLSSYRAVAPNVNLVVSVDEDAVNLYDGQFDMAMLPPHQVEQSAVIRRTLFKSSRSLVASADYLAQRSTPHHAADLTEHFLLLPSQSRQRNTNYVQVIENGEPVQVIPMSSMDGNDVLLRAAALAGAGIAELPEAMAREDVAMGKLVPVLPGCSISDSEVEICLFYSHRELLPARFRTFVDFCTEFFRLNSARRRAPLLDAQPQAA; this is encoded by the coding sequence ATGGACCAGCTTTACATGTTGAGGGCGTTCGTCTCGGCGGCGCAGCATCAGAGTTTCAGCAAGGCGGCGACCTCGCTGGGCGTGACGACCGGCTCCATTTCGAAGGCCATTGCGAAGCTGGAAGCGTCCATCCAGACGCGCGTACTGCATCGCACGACGCGCTCCGTCACGCTGACGGAAGAAGCGCAATCCTATTACCTCAGTTGCTGTCGCCTGCTCGAAGAACTCGACGAAGCGAATCGCCGCATCATGCGCGAGCGCGAAGTCGACAGCGGCAAGCTGCGTCTGGTGATTCATCCGATGCTGGTCAGCGAGACCTTCTCGCAGTTCTTGTCCAGTTATCGCGCGGTCGCGCCGAACGTGAACCTCGTGGTCTCCGTCGATGAAGACGCCGTCAATCTCTATGACGGGCAGTTCGACATGGCAATGCTTCCGCCACATCAGGTCGAGCAGTCGGCTGTGATTCGCAGAACCTTGTTCAAGTCGTCGCGATCCCTCGTCGCCTCCGCCGACTATCTTGCGCAACGCAGCACGCCACATCACGCGGCGGATCTCACCGAGCACTTTCTGCTGTTGCCGTCCCAATCGCGCCAGCGAAACACGAACTACGTGCAGGTAATCGAAAACGGCGAACCGGTGCAGGTGATTCCGATGTCTTCGATGGACGGCAACGACGTGCTGTTGCGCGCCGCGGCGCTGGCGGGCGCGGGCATTGCGGAGTTACCGGAAGCGATGGCGCGAGAAGACGTGGCGATGGGCAAGCTGGTGCCCGTGTTGCCCGGCTGTTCTATCTCCGACAGTGAAGTCGAAATCTGCCTGTTCTATTCGCACCGGGAATTGCTACCCGCGCGCTTCAGAACCTTTGTCGACTTTTGCACCGAGTTCTTTCGCCTCAACAGCGCGCGTCGGCGGGCACCTCTGCTGGATGCCCAACCGCAGGCTGCTTAA